A window from Candidatus Bathyarchaeota archaeon A05DMB-5 encodes these proteins:
- a CDS encoding class I SAM-dependent methyltransferase — MKIYRHPLYYEIAFSFIDPKEQVDNFEKIIRKFSKIKVNRFLDIACGPSLQLREIARRGYKAIGLDLYPEMLEYLRKKAKEEGVKIETVQADMYNFRLKKKADFAFIMMGSLDAESNEKFLSHLDSVAASLNKGGLYFIQNMTIDWTQSAKQSWSMERDGISVEATFETHLKDVLNQIYTEEITLVVNDHGKVKRFTQRENLKFIFPQEFKTLIKLNGKFEFLGWWKGNCNTWHLDQPLEKAENLNDNMVLLRRK, encoded by the coding sequence ATGAAAATATACCGGCACCCTCTCTACTACGAAATAGCATTCAGCTTCATCGACCCCAAAGAACAAGTCGACAATTTCGAAAAAATAATCCGTAAATTCAGTAAGATAAAAGTTAACCGATTCTTGGATATAGCTTGCGGACCAAGTCTACAGCTGAGAGAAATAGCCAGAAGAGGCTACAAAGCAATCGGGTTAGACTTGTATCCCGAAATGTTAGAGTATTTGAGAAAGAAAGCAAAAGAAGAAGGAGTGAAAATAGAAACAGTACAAGCAGACATGTACAATTTTAGATTAAAAAAGAAAGCAGACTTCGCGTTTATCATGATGGGCTCCTTGGATGCAGAGTCAAACGAAAAATTCCTATCACACTTGGATTCTGTAGCGGCTTCTCTAAACAAAGGAGGACTTTACTTCATCCAGAATATGACTATTGACTGGACACAGAGTGCAAAACAAAGCTGGAGCATGGAAAGAGATGGGATTTCGGTGGAAGCAACCTTCGAAACCCATCTTAAAGATGTTCTCAATCAGATTTACACTGAAGAAATAACTCTTGTAGTTAACGACCATGGAAAAGTGAAAAGATTTACACAAAGAGAAAATCTAAAGTTCATATTTCCACAAGAATTCAAAACACTCATAAAACTAAACGGCAAATTTGAGTTCTTGGGTTGGTGGAAAGGAAACTGTAACACATGGCATTTAGACCAACCTCTCGAAAAGGCCGAAAATTTGAATGACAACATGGTTCTTCTCAGAAGAAAGTGA
- a CDS encoding tyrosine--tRNA ligase, translating to MDIETKIDLIKKPPTEEILTEEELRQLLQTNEHPGHYQGFEISGLLHLGNLIISGFKINDFLKAGIKCQVYLADWHSFINNKFGGDWNKILSASKYYAEAFKFFCPGAKIVVGSELYHNNDEYWRNLLKFAKHMTLSRSLRCLTIMGRSENEKLDLSQYFYAPMQAVDVKEIGADIPHGGMDQRKAHVLAREIFPKMGWTKPVAVHHHVLMGIAEPVKLKTKDKLEQVIASKMSKSKPWTAIFIHDTDQQIKEKLRKAWCPEKQVDMNPILDMAKHVVFHETKTFKIERPAKFGGTIEFENYEELEKAYAQGKLHPQDLKNAVAEELSKIISPIRKYFEANKQAKEYLEVLKKAQITR from the coding sequence TTGGACATAGAAACAAAAATCGACCTAATCAAGAAGCCGCCAACAGAAGAAATCTTAACAGAAGAAGAACTAAGGCAACTTTTGCAAACGAATGAGCATCCTGGGCATTACCAAGGCTTCGAAATCTCCGGCTTACTACATTTAGGAAACCTAATAATTTCTGGTTTTAAAATAAACGATTTTCTCAAAGCTGGAATAAAATGCCAAGTCTACCTCGCCGACTGGCACAGTTTCATAAACAACAAGTTCGGCGGTGACTGGAACAAAATCCTCTCCGCATCAAAATACTACGCTGAAGCCTTCAAATTCTTCTGCCCCGGAGCAAAAATCGTCGTAGGCTCAGAACTTTACCACAACAACGACGAATACTGGCGAAACCTACTAAAATTCGCGAAACACATGACGCTCAGCAGAAGCCTCCGTTGCCTAACAATAATGGGAAGAAGCGAAAACGAAAAACTCGACTTATCCCAATATTTCTACGCGCCAATGCAAGCAGTTGACGTGAAAGAAATAGGCGCCGACATACCACACGGCGGAATGGACCAAAGAAAAGCCCACGTACTCGCCAGAGAAATCTTCCCAAAAATGGGATGGACCAAGCCGGTCGCAGTTCACCACCACGTGCTCATGGGCATAGCAGAACCCGTCAAACTCAAAACCAAAGACAAGCTCGAACAAGTTATCGCAAGCAAAATGAGCAAATCCAAACCATGGACCGCCATATTCATCCACGACACAGACCAACAAATAAAAGAAAAACTACGCAAAGCATGGTGCCCAGAAAAACAAGTAGACATGAACCCCATTTTAGACATGGCCAAACACGTAGTATTCCACGAAACAAAAACATTCAAAATAGAACGCCCAGCAAAATTCGGCGGCACAATTGAATTTGAAAACTACGAGGAACTAGAAAAAGCCTACGCGCAAGGCAAATTGCACCCGCAAGACCTCAAAAACGCAGTGGCAGAAGAACTCTCCAAAATCATCAGTCCCATCAGAAAATACTTCGAAGCCAACAAACAAGCAAAAGAATACTTAGAAGTGCTGAAAAAAGCTCAAATAACAAGGTAA